The proteins below come from a single Bacteroidota bacterium genomic window:
- the rpiB gene encoding ribose 5-phosphate isomerase B: MINKKIAIGCDHAGFELKAELKKYLNKKKYSFEDFGTNTGNSVDYPDHIHPVAQLVEEGKVEFGIIICGSGNGASMTANKHQGIRAALCWNKELATLAKLHNNANIISLPARFITFETAKKIIDAYLNTDFEGERHQRRIDKIPLS, from the coding sequence ATGATTAACAAAAAAATTGCCATAGGATGCGACCATGCAGGATTTGAATTAAAAGCAGAACTTAAAAAATACCTTAATAAAAAAAAATATTCTTTTGAAGATTTTGGTACTAACACAGGAAATTCTGTTGACTACCCCGATCACATTCATCCAGTTGCTCAATTAGTTGAAGAAGGAAAAGTTGAATTTGGTATTATTATTTGTGGCTCAGGAAATGGTGCTTCAATGACTGCAAACAAACATCAAGGCATAAGAGCTGCTCTTTGCTGGAATAAAGAACTTGCGACACTGGCAAAACTACATAACAATGCAAATATAATCTCTCTTCCCGCAAGATTTATTACGTTTGAAACTGCAAAAAAAATTATTGACGCTTATTTAAATACAGATTTTGAAGGTGAAAGACACCAACGAAGAATTGATAAAATACCTTTGAGTTGA